In Persicimonas caeni, a single window of DNA contains:
- a CDS encoding putative metal-binding motif-containing protein encodes MFEGMWSRARAAIVTTCLIALGAAGCSSSAGEACATDDDCQPGYECVSTGGVVFGESICLLAEQPTADAQSEQPDTGASDTADLDAEAPSDVATDASEEPDTLQDLEDASDASDTTDLEDAADADAADTDTTDVVEDTSDVGCTPTNGGQEACDGEDNDCDGQVDEGVKTTYYRDMDSDDYGVTGDTVESCSPSRDYSALQGGDCNDRNEDINPGAIETCDGRDNNCDGQIDEGVLTTYYLDTDDDGYGVTGDSQESCSPSGDYTATQDGDCEDGNADAYPGATEQCSPFIDYDCDGDTMCADSACAGEPCLTSNGSGYCSSGSCVVSSGCFDDTDCGFREDCQFCSDGPNVCCPEGQLCLCRQR; translated from the coding sequence ATGTTTGAAGGCATGTGGAGCCGAGCGCGCGCAGCAATCGTGACGACCTGTTTGATCGCGCTGGGCGCGGCCGGGTGTAGCTCCTCGGCCGGCGAGGCCTGCGCGACGGACGACGACTGCCAGCCCGGCTACGAATGCGTGAGCACCGGCGGAGTGGTGTTCGGCGAGAGCATCTGCCTGCTCGCCGAGCAGCCCACTGCGGACGCTCAGTCCGAGCAGCCCGACACCGGCGCCTCCGACACCGCCGACCTCGACGCCGAGGCTCCCTCGGACGTGGCCACCGACGCGAGCGAAGAGCCCGACACGCTCCAAGACCTCGAAGACGCGTCCGACGCCTCCGACACCACCGACCTCGAAGACGCTGCCGATGCAGACGCTGCCGATACCGACACGACCGATGTGGTCGAAGATACGTCCGACGTCGGATGTACGCCGACCAACGGCGGCCAAGAGGCGTGCGACGGAGAGGACAACGACTGCGACGGCCAAGTCGACGAGGGCGTCAAGACGACCTACTACCGCGACATGGACAGCGACGACTACGGCGTCACCGGGGACACGGTGGAGAGTTGCTCGCCGTCGCGCGACTACTCGGCGCTGCAGGGCGGCGACTGCAATGATCGGAATGAGGATATCAATCCGGGAGCCATCGAGACGTGTGACGGCCGCGACAACAACTGTGACGGCCAGATCGACGAAGGCGTGCTGACGACCTACTACCTCGACACCGACGACGACGGCTACGGCGTCACCGGTGACTCCCAGGAGAGTTGCTCACCGAGCGGCGACTACACGGCTACCCAAGACGGCGACTGCGAGGACGGCAACGCCGACGCATACCCCGGCGCCACCGAGCAGTGCAGCCCGTTCATCGATTACGACTGCGACGGGGACACGATGTGCGCTGATTCGGCGTGCGCTGGCGAGCCTTGCCTGACCTCCAACGGCTCGGGCTATTGCAGCTCGGGGTCGTGCGTCGTCTCTTCCGGATGCTTCGACGACACCGATTGTGGGTTCCGCGAGGATTGCCAGTTCTGCTCGGACGGCCCGAACGTGTGCTGCCCGGAAGGCCAACTGTGCCTGTGCCGTCAAAGGTAG
- a CDS encoding esterase/lipase family protein, whose product MSNRHQIYLIPGFFGFAALGGISYFRQVRETLTDVFVRRGEEVEIIGVKTFPTASLRHRARKLIMTVADNGGFEEGVHLHFVGHSTGALDARLAASPDAHLDLDEYREALYCNLETIVSISGPHYGTPVANFFSTLYGKNLLYLVTLLIIVGLWRRPVSLLGGLLGLVTKVNDLLGLDETLIRQVTNQLLKDFNPSVEAEVRQFLRSIIEDQGSMIQLTPEGMDLFNTTTIDNPEVRYVSYATAAPPPTQVIKKIRLRHALTPLNKILYGLLWTLASRAHAGYPYHPPIQSEDLIKKRPLPFVVTESTSDGVVPTLSQIWGEFRGVVRADHLDVIGHYLRGPFDVRDGADWFGSGAKFDRESFEWLWEDIASVMLESV is encoded by the coding sequence ATGTCCAACCGCCACCAGATTTACCTCATCCCGGGCTTTTTCGGCTTCGCCGCCCTCGGCGGCATCTCCTACTTCCGCCAGGTGCGTGAGACGCTCACCGACGTGTTTGTGCGGCGCGGCGAGGAGGTCGAGATCATCGGCGTGAAGACGTTTCCGACCGCGTCGCTTCGCCACCGCGCTCGAAAGCTGATCATGACCGTGGCCGACAACGGCGGGTTCGAAGAGGGCGTGCATCTTCACTTCGTGGGCCACTCGACCGGCGCGCTCGACGCGCGGCTGGCCGCCAGCCCCGACGCCCACCTCGACCTCGACGAGTACCGCGAGGCGCTGTACTGCAACCTCGAGACGATCGTGAGCATCTCGGGGCCGCATTACGGCACGCCGGTGGCCAACTTTTTCAGCACGCTATACGGCAAGAACCTGCTGTACCTGGTCACGCTCTTGATCATCGTGGGGCTGTGGCGCCGGCCGGTGTCGCTGCTAGGTGGGCTGTTGGGGCTGGTGACCAAGGTCAACGACCTGTTGGGCCTCGACGAGACGCTCATCCGGCAGGTCACCAACCAACTTCTGAAGGACTTCAACCCGTCGGTCGAGGCCGAGGTGCGCCAGTTCTTGCGCTCCATCATCGAAGACCAGGGCTCGATGATCCAGCTCACCCCCGAGGGGATGGACCTGTTCAACACGACCACGATCGACAACCCGGAGGTGCGCTACGTCTCGTACGCCACCGCCGCGCCGCCGCCCACGCAGGTGATCAAGAAGATCCGGCTTCGCCACGCGCTCACCCCGCTCAACAAGATCTTGTACGGGCTGCTGTGGACGCTCGCCTCGCGCGCTCACGCCGGCTACCCGTACCACCCGCCCATCCAGTCCGAGGACCTCATCAAAAAGCGCCCGCTGCCGTTCGTGGTCACCGAATCGACCAGCGACGGAGTCGTGCCCACCCTGAGTCAGATCTGGGGAGAGTTTCGAGGCGTGGTGCGCGCCGATCACCTGGACGTGATCGGCCACTATCTGCGCGGCCCCTTCGACGTGCGCGACGGCGCCGATTGGTTCGGCTCCGGGGCGAAATTCGACCGCGAGAGCTTCGAGTGGCTCTGGGAAGATATCGCCAGCGTGATGCTCGAGTCGGTTTGA
- the thiD gene encoding bifunctional hydroxymethylpyrimidine kinase/phosphomethylpyrimidine kinase, translating into MSQTRSLLTIAGTDPSGGAGIQVDLQVFRDWGFHGLSVITAVVCQNTAGVSRFEGLSARLVEEQLTTLFDDVEPAGIKIGMVSRAEVVDVVASVVEQAREEFDCPVVFDPVMASSASQTLKMPGTVLAMRERLLPQVDLLTPNVDEAQVLLQRPIADRQSFEAAASELVDLGCRAVLLKAGHLPREEDGMRDVLADAQGVRSLSALERVDEEVRGTGCQLSSALVAALAQGMALDEACEEARGYLNRLLHENRRHIGRGRAVIVRGEDAPQQPDASQL; encoded by the coding sequence ATGAGCCAAACACGTAGCCTTTTGACTATCGCGGGGACCGACCCTTCCGGCGGCGCCGGCATCCAGGTCGATCTGCAGGTCTTCCGGGACTGGGGCTTCCACGGGCTCTCCGTGATCACCGCGGTGGTGTGCCAGAACACCGCCGGGGTGAGCCGCTTCGAGGGTTTGTCGGCTCGCCTTGTCGAAGAGCAGCTCACCACGCTCTTCGACGACGTCGAGCCCGCCGGCATCAAGATCGGGATGGTCTCGCGCGCCGAGGTCGTCGACGTGGTGGCCAGCGTGGTCGAGCAGGCGCGCGAGGAGTTCGACTGTCCGGTCGTCTTCGACCCGGTGATGGCCAGCAGCGCCAGCCAGACGCTTAAAATGCCCGGCACCGTGTTGGCGATGCGCGAGCGGCTCTTGCCGCAGGTCGACCTGCTCACCCCCAACGTCGACGAGGCGCAGGTGCTGCTCCAACGCCCCATCGCCGACCGCCAGTCCTTCGAGGCGGCCGCCTCCGAATTGGTCGACCTGGGCTGTCGGGCCGTGTTGTTGAAGGCGGGGCACCTTCCCCGTGAAGAGGACGGCATGCGCGACGTGCTGGCCGATGCGCAGGGTGTGCGCAGCCTGTCGGCGCTCGAGCGCGTCGATGAAGAGGTGCGCGGCACCGGCTGCCAGCTGTCGAGCGCGCTCGTGGCGGCGCTCGCCCAGGGGATGGCGCTCGACGAGGCGTGTGAAGAGGCGCGGGGCTATCTCAACCGGCTGCTTCACGAAAACCGGCGGCATATCGGACGTGGGCGAGCGGTGATTGTTCGCGGGGAAGATGCCCCGCAACAGCCCGACGCCTCTCAACTGTGA
- a CDS encoding hybrid sensor histidine kinase/response regulator yields MKDEVTNTDEQPGSVEERLEQRSYELGERVKELSCLYDISQMLLETRSDELESVLERVVGRIPAGWQHPELAAARIRVGEVVCQTDGFAHTPWVQRQPFTVCEGVEGVIDGVVEVAYLDEPPERGGQVFIDEEAKLIEAIADRLSEAVRRAQAEERVRFQATLLEAVGEAVIATDLDGRVLYWNGRAEALFGWSEQEALGRNILEMNTPEDARERAEEILANVARGERWSGEFEVRRKDGTSFPAQVTSSPILDEAGRLVGVVGISRDLTERKAIEAQLRQAQKLEAVGRLAGGIAHDFNNMLTAIKGNTQLLREDVGGDEELIEHVGEIEQAARRAASLTRQLLAFSRQQVLQPEKLCLAEVVGAMKPMLERLIGEHIELDVRPQAGLGFVEADEGQLSQVVLNLVVNARDAMAGGGRVVVELDNVELDRPCEGVPVEVPEGRYVVLSVADEGHGIDDEVLNHIFDPFFTTKKDGSGLGLSTVYGIIKQSGGHVQVETELGEGTALHVYLPRAEVPPEATNPKPTKPPKRPPAAHAHTILVCEDEPVVRRLASRALSRQGYRVLVTKSGTEALDVLERADISIDVVVSDVVMPELGGLELAAIIDERWPQIRVLLISGYPSRDVLDADALEIATPFLPKPFGFDELCQKVAELLDVDG; encoded by the coding sequence ATGAAAGACGAAGTCACGAACACGGACGAGCAGCCGGGCTCGGTCGAAGAGCGCCTCGAGCAGCGTAGCTACGAGCTCGGCGAGCGCGTCAAAGAGCTCAGTTGTCTGTATGACATCTCGCAGATGCTGCTCGAGACGCGGTCTGACGAACTCGAGTCGGTGCTCGAGCGTGTCGTCGGGCGGATTCCGGCCGGCTGGCAGCATCCAGAGTTGGCGGCCGCGCGCATTCGGGTCGGCGAGGTGGTCTGCCAGACCGACGGCTTTGCGCACACGCCTTGGGTCCAGCGCCAGCCGTTCACGGTCTGCGAGGGCGTCGAAGGCGTGATCGACGGCGTGGTCGAGGTCGCCTACCTCGACGAGCCGCCCGAGCGGGGCGGCCAGGTCTTCATCGATGAAGAGGCGAAGCTCATCGAGGCGATCGCCGATCGTCTCTCCGAAGCGGTGCGCCGCGCGCAGGCCGAGGAGCGTGTGCGCTTCCAAGCGACCCTGCTCGAGGCGGTGGGCGAGGCGGTCATCGCCACGGACCTCGACGGGCGGGTGCTGTATTGGAACGGACGCGCCGAGGCGCTGTTTGGCTGGAGCGAGCAGGAGGCGCTCGGCCGAAATATTCTCGAGATGAACACCCCTGAGGACGCCCGTGAGCGGGCCGAAGAGATTTTGGCCAACGTCGCCCGCGGCGAGCGTTGGTCGGGAGAGTTCGAGGTACGTCGAAAGGACGGCACGAGCTTTCCCGCCCAGGTGACCTCCAGCCCCATCCTCGACGAGGCCGGCCGGCTGGTCGGCGTGGTGGGCATCTCGCGCGACCTGACCGAGCGCAAGGCCATCGAGGCCCAGCTTCGCCAGGCGCAGAAGTTGGAGGCGGTGGGGCGGCTGGCCGGCGGCATCGCCCACGATTTCAACAACATGCTCACCGCCATCAAGGGCAACACGCAGCTCCTGCGGGAGGATGTCGGTGGCGACGAGGAGCTGATCGAGCACGTCGGCGAGATCGAGCAGGCTGCCCGTCGGGCGGCGTCGCTGACCCGACAGTTGCTCGCCTTCAGTCGACAGCAGGTCTTGCAGCCAGAGAAGCTGTGTCTGGCAGAAGTCGTCGGCGCGATGAAGCCGATGCTCGAGCGGCTCATCGGCGAGCACATCGAGCTCGACGTCCGCCCGCAGGCCGGTCTCGGCTTCGTCGAGGCGGACGAGGGCCAGCTCTCCCAGGTGGTCTTGAATCTGGTGGTCAACGCGCGCGACGCGATGGCCGGCGGCGGGCGGGTCGTCGTCGAGTTAGACAACGTCGAGCTCGACCGCCCCTGCGAGGGCGTCCCGGTCGAGGTGCCCGAGGGGCGCTACGTGGTGCTCTCGGTCGCCGACGAGGGCCACGGGATCGACGACGAGGTCCTCAATCACATCTTCGATCCCTTCTTCACCACCAAGAAAGATGGCAGCGGGCTGGGTTTGTCGACGGTCTACGGCATCATCAAGCAGAGCGGCGGGCATGTGCAGGTAGAGACCGAGCTGGGCGAAGGGACCGCCCTGCACGTGTATTTGCCCCGCGCCGAAGTCCCCCCGGAGGCGACGAACCCCAAGCCGACCAAGCCCCCCAAACGCCCGCCGGCGGCGCACGCCCACACGATCCTGGTCTGTGAGGACGAGCCGGTCGTGCGCCGGTTGGCGTCACGCGCATTGTCGCGCCAGGGTTATCGCGTGCTGGTGACCAAATCGGGCACCGAGGCGCTCGACGTGCTCGAGCGGGCCGACATTTCGATCGACGTGGTCGTCTCCGACGTGGTCATGCCCGAGCTGGGCGGCCTGGAGCTGGCCGCGATCATCGACGAGCGTTGGCCGCAGATCCGCGTCCTGCTGATCAGCGGCTACCCCAGCCGCGACGTGCTCGACGCCGACGCGCTCGAGATCGCCACGCCCTTTTTGCCTAAGCCGTTCGGGTTCGACGAGTTGTGCCAGAAGGTGGCTGAGTTGCTCGATGTTGATGGGTGA